The Zootoca vivipara chromosome 4, rZooViv1.1, whole genome shotgun sequence genome has a segment encoding these proteins:
- the LOC132592020 gene encoding uncharacterized protein LOC132592020, translating into MATDSSFSPFKPASGDWEGYAARFNFLLQAKEVTNDAMKRATFFSVCGEETFEIARALLAPRDVATVSYKTIMERLKEHFSPQPSVVACRNAFYAKRQAPGETITGFVTSLRQAARLCNFSELENMLRDRLVGGLRDEMLQRRLYAKKDLTFQIALEEALATEAAERSTQEARPAPPSQPRVYHEDLTDESESDREEVHRVQRRTQAAHTPQQPRREGGNCASCGENHERRTCRFRNAECRQCRKLGHIARVCRARLTRRQASDDRPRSPRSHGTMHQGNSTEITDYQGFLASPPSSMMY; encoded by the exons atggcaaccgacagcagcttctcgccattcaaaccagcatcaggagactgggaagggtacgctgcccgtttcaacttcctcctgcaagcgaaagaagtcaccaacgatgccatgaagagggcgacattcttcagcgtctgtggagaggagacgtttgaaatcgcccgggctctccttgcacctagagatgtcgctaccgtctcgtacaaaacaataatggaacggctgaaggagcacttctcaccacagccctcggtggtagcttgccgaaatgccttctacgcaaagcggcaagccccgggggaaaccataactgggtttgtgacctccctccgccaagccgcccggctatgcaacttctcagagttggagaacatgcttcgtgaccgcctcgtcggtggcctgagggacgagatgttgcaacgacgcctctacgccaaaaaagacctcacgttccagattgctctggaggaagccctggcaaccgaagccgccgagaggtcaacgcaagaggcacgaccggccccgccatcccaaccgagggtctaccacgaagacctcaccgacgaatccgaatctgacagggaggaagtacaccgagtacagcggcgcactcaagcagcacacacaccacagcagcctcgacgagaaggagggaactgtgcaagctgcggggagaaccacgagaggaggacctgtcgtttccgcaacgcagagtgcaggcagtgcagaaaattgggacacatcgcccgggtgtgtcgggctcgactcacccgtcgacaagcatcagatgaccgacccaggagccccaggtcacatggcaccatgcaccaaggcaactcgacggagatcacggactaccag ggattcctggcgtcacccccttcttcgatgatgtactga